A region of Halobellus limi DNA encodes the following proteins:
- a CDS encoding CPBP family intramembrane glutamic endopeptidase, with protein MEGTFVHSFGSSSRIARQDASQFHHHVMNSIHAHDAPTFEEVHTARRGLLLYFGVVLLISIPLLYLIISAGTPIEQQLEYIIPLMWTPAIASVVARLGNGEGFEDLSFRLRRREVVVRVLQAILFPFGVGAIAYGAAWGVGLVEFAAPAGTSDPLSAFAGDLLFAATIGAVVGVISAAGEEIGWRGYMTSRLITAGVPAPILTGGVLWGCWHVPAILTGQYAAGRSRILSAVLFVVVAVSLTVLWSAWTLETGSIWPAILGHSAWNAVIQGPFDAFSSGALATTWVGESGLLVVAATIIVVVVFTSDRVTNRLGSLSSPSH; from the coding sequence ATGGAGGGAACCTTCGTCCACTCGTTCGGCAGCTCATCGCGTATCGCACGGCAAGATGCTTCGCAGTTTCACCATCACGTCATGAATTCAATACACGCTCACGACGCACCGACGTTCGAAGAAGTGCACACTGCTCGCAGGGGGCTCCTCCTCTATTTCGGTGTGGTCCTCCTGATATCGATTCCACTCCTGTATCTGATTATCAGTGCCGGGACTCCCATTGAACAGCAACTCGAGTACATCATCCCACTCATGTGGACGCCAGCGATCGCTTCGGTTGTCGCACGACTCGGCAACGGCGAGGGATTCGAGGACCTGTCGTTCCGACTGAGGCGTCGCGAGGTGGTCGTTCGGGTGCTCCAGGCGATACTGTTCCCGTTCGGCGTCGGCGCCATCGCGTACGGTGCAGCCTGGGGAGTCGGTCTCGTCGAGTTTGCTGCTCCGGCAGGAACGTCGGACCCGCTGTCGGCATTCGCTGGTGACCTGCTCTTTGCCGCGACGATCGGAGCAGTCGTCGGTGTTATCTCGGCAGCAGGCGAGGAGATCGGATGGCGGGGATATATGACCTCTCGGCTGATTACTGCCGGGGTACCAGCCCCGATTTTGACGGGGGGCGTTCTGTGGGGCTGCTGGCACGTCCCCGCGATTCTGACTGGACAGTACGCTGCGGGACGCTCCCGGATCCTCTCGGCGGTACTGTTTGTCGTCGTGGCCGTGTCACTGACGGTGCTCTGGTCGGCGTGGACGCTGGAAACTGGAAGTATCTGGCCGGCGATACTGGGTCACTCCGCGTGGAATGCCGTCATTCAGGGGCCGTTCGACGCGTTTTCGAGCGGTGCGCTGGCGACGACTTGGGTCGGCGAGTCCGGACTGCTCGTCGTCGCTGCGACGATCATCGTCGTTGTCGTATTCACCTCCGATCGAGTTACCAATCGACTCGGATCCTTGTCGAGTCCCTCTCACTGA
- a CDS encoding CPBP family intramembrane glutamic endopeptidase, which translates to MHSIRQRIEEHPVLAFFIGAYAITWGIWFPVLTAIDRGWMAYNTTAILVLVAGSFGPPVSAAIVTYLTGGSLKGWFSQVLRWRVAPRWWLAALGLPLVLYALMAGIHLLLGGRLNWSEVNPLASIPLAYLNIFIWGGGNEELGWRGFALPYLQERYSALVSSLIIGVVWAVWHAPAGIIERGVTGWAVDLPIYAVIVIGISIVATLLYNSTGGSVLLTMVFHAGVNAGQGLYPVEGMFTPTGELARFVAWAVLVGALLLAFGWRSLARGDVAGAAQAGARHLSDGDEARRPHPTD; encoded by the coding sequence ATGCATTCTATTCGCCAGCGGATCGAGGAGCACCCAGTCCTCGCGTTCTTCATCGGTGCCTACGCGATCACCTGGGGGATTTGGTTCCCGGTACTGACTGCGATCGATCGTGGGTGGATGGCGTACAACACGACCGCGATCCTCGTCCTCGTCGCCGGAAGTTTCGGGCCGCCCGTCTCGGCCGCCATCGTGACGTACCTCACCGGCGGGAGTCTGAAAGGCTGGTTCTCGCAAGTGCTCCGGTGGCGCGTCGCGCCGCGCTGGTGGCTCGCCGCGCTCGGCCTCCCGCTGGTCCTGTACGCGCTCATGGCAGGAATCCACCTCCTGCTCGGTGGACGATTGAACTGGAGCGAAGTCAATCCACTCGCGTCCATCCCGCTGGCGTATCTCAACATCTTCATCTGGGGCGGTGGCAACGAGGAACTCGGCTGGCGGGGATTCGCGCTCCCCTATCTACAGGAACGATACAGCGCCCTCGTCTCGAGTCTCATCATCGGCGTCGTCTGGGCCGTCTGGCACGCACCCGCTGGTATCATCGAGCGGGGCGTCACCGGCTGGGCGGTCGACTTGCCCATCTACGCGGTCATCGTCATCGGCATCTCGATCGTCGCAACGTTACTGTACAATAGTACTGGGGGCAGCGTCCTGCTCACGATGGTGTTCCACGCCGGCGTGAACGCAGGACAGGGACTCTACCCCGTCGAGGGGATGTTCACGCCGACCGGCGAACTCGCCCGCTTCGTGGCGTGGGCGGTCCTCGTCGGCGCGCTCTTGCTGGCGTTCGGCTGGCGGAGCCTCGCTCGTGGTGACGTCGCCGGCGCCGCACAGGCAGGAGCACGTCATCTCTCGGATGGCGACGAAGCGAGACGCCCACACCCGACGGACTAA
- a CDS encoding CPBP family intramembrane glutamic endopeptidase — protein MTSLHSFVRNHRFSTFVVLTFAISWGGVTALYFADVDLGSSAGQGVGTIIFMGAPAFAAITLLRFRRVSIRKGSGIYLGRIRWVALGWVAPVGLTAAMIGVGLILPDTTFTTDYSAFLIELGFTEAEAVDTIAELETTGVPVVILLTGLGLVLGGTLFALAAFGEELGWRGLLLSELAPLGFWKLSLWTGVIWGIWHTPLILLGLQFPDEPVIGVFTMTIATLAWSPIYTYLTVRARSVLAATFFHRSFIFGVFTSVFLTGRGELVISPFGVIGIVSALFGIAACVAHDRLLADEQITMGEPLSPWSRTEA, from the coding sequence ATGACCTCCCTCCACAGCTTCGTTCGGAACCATCGCTTCTCGACGTTCGTCGTCCTCACGTTTGCCATCTCATGGGGTGGTGTGACTGCGCTCTATTTTGCCGATGTCGATCTCGGAAGTAGTGCCGGGCAAGGCGTTGGCACTATCATCTTCATGGGAGCCCCTGCCTTCGCGGCGATCACACTCCTCCGTTTTCGCCGAGTGTCCATTCGGAAGGGATCTGGTATTTACCTCGGGCGCATCCGGTGGGTTGCCCTTGGGTGGGTAGCACCGGTTGGACTGACCGCCGCGATGATTGGCGTCGGTCTCATACTTCCGGATACCACATTTACGACTGACTATTCGGCGTTCTTGATTGAACTCGGTTTCACAGAGGCAGAAGCCGTGGACACTATCGCAGAATTGGAGACGACCGGCGTTCCGGTAGTGATTCTCTTGACCGGTCTAGGACTCGTCCTCGGAGGAACGCTCTTTGCGCTCGCCGCCTTCGGCGAAGAACTCGGCTGGCGGGGGCTGTTGCTCTCGGAGTTGGCACCACTCGGATTCTGGAAACTGTCGCTCTGGACGGGCGTAATCTGGGGAATCTGGCACACCCCGCTCATCCTTCTCGGGCTCCAGTTCCCGGACGAGCCAGTGATCGGGGTCTTCACAATGACTATTGCGACCCTGGCTTGGTCGCCGATATACACATACCTGACCGTCCGGGCCCGGTCGGTGCTCGCCGCGACGTTTTTTCATAGATCATTCATTTTTGGTGTATTCACGTCAGTATTCCTGACAGGTAGGGGAGAACTCGTGATTTCTCCCTTTGGAGTCATCGGAATCGTGTCCGCACTGTTTGGCATTGCAGCGTGTGTAGCACACGATCGGCTTCTCGCTGACGAACAAATCACGATGGGTGAACCACTGAGCCCCTGGTCCCGCACTGAAGCGTGA
- a CDS encoding APC family permease, with protein MAAFLRVFVGAVSAAAVALAFAGYLGTFVQGPTVPVAVGLVVLATLVNFWGIDVSAKLNLLFTVAEVAGLAIVIWFGRTTWGTVAVFEAPFGVPGVVEGAFLAFFAYLGFGSIVNVAEETENPTRTVPRAILLAIGITTVFYILVALSAVGVVDWQVLGDSASPLSLVARAAGGDAAAALVGAIALTSTANTVLILLVSTSRLVYGVSKSEYRSFPTIFARVHTDRRTPYLAIALTGGITIPFALLRDLGQVAGLANGGLLVVFVLINGALLKLRFDAPDTRGGFTAPLTVGRLSITALAGLCSSLGLLVFYVSSFV; from the coding sequence CTGGCCGCGTTCCTGCGCGTGTTCGTGGGCGCCGTCTCGGCGGCCGCCGTGGCACTCGCCTTTGCCGGCTACCTCGGGACGTTCGTCCAGGGCCCGACCGTCCCGGTGGCCGTGGGACTGGTCGTCCTCGCCACCCTAGTCAATTTCTGGGGGATCGACGTCTCCGCGAAGCTCAACCTGCTGTTCACCGTCGCGGAGGTCGCGGGACTCGCGATCGTGATTTGGTTCGGCCGGACGACGTGGGGGACCGTGGCGGTCTTCGAGGCACCGTTCGGCGTCCCCGGCGTCGTCGAAGGTGCGTTTCTTGCCTTTTTCGCGTATCTCGGCTTCGGCTCCATCGTCAACGTGGCCGAGGAGACCGAGAATCCGACGCGGACCGTCCCGCGAGCGATCCTGCTCGCCATCGGGATCACGACGGTGTTCTATATCCTCGTAGCGCTATCCGCGGTCGGCGTGGTCGACTGGCAGGTGCTGGGTGACTCGGCCTCGCCACTGTCCCTGGTCGCACGGGCCGCCGGGGGAGATGCGGCAGCCGCGCTCGTCGGAGCGATCGCCCTCACCTCGACCGCCAACACGGTCCTGATACTGCTCGTGTCGACGTCACGGCTTGTGTACGGCGTCTCGAAATCGGAGTACAGATCCTTCCCCACGATCTTCGCACGGGTTCACACGGATCGCCGGACGCCGTACCTCGCTATCGCTCTCACCGGTGGCATCACGATACCGTTCGCGCTGCTCCGGGATCTCGGACAGGTGGCCGGCCTCGCGAACGGCGGCCTGCTCGTCGTGTTCGTGCTCATCAACGGCGCGCTCCTGAAACTGCGGTTCGACGCACCGGACACTCGCGGCGGGTTCACAGCCCCATTGACGGTTGGACGCCTCTCGATAACTGCTCTCGCCGGACTTTGCTCCTCGCTCGGACTGCTGGTATTCTACGTGTCCAGTTTCGTGTAA
- a CDS encoding CPBP family intramembrane glutamic endopeptidase has protein sequence MSTEGTTESHRGSRFQRFDPRLLAVLVALGLLLVAIVGQSLLTGVIGVAILSAVGLTLADPTALVVIVVFNQLALIGIGAVYLTRRLDGIPFRKPSKNGVQWLAGGLVMMFVVYGLQALVYSATELENPPDALAQAGAAEPWVFLAMAVVAIVFVGPGEELFYRGAIQGRLRRAFGPRGAIALASLLFAAVHIPNYLLGNVSLLAPGVLFNLGLIVVIGAIIGAVYEYTENLLIPILIHGLYDAIILVGVYSGIAPFL, from the coding sequence ATGTCAACTGAAGGCACCACCGAATCACACAGAGGAAGTCGATTCCAACGGTTCGACCCGCGACTTCTCGCTGTGCTCGTCGCACTCGGACTCCTGCTCGTTGCCATCGTAGGGCAATCGCTGCTTACTGGTGTTATCGGGGTAGCAATTCTGTCTGCGGTCGGACTCACGCTCGCTGATCCGACGGCGCTCGTCGTAATCGTGGTCTTCAATCAACTTGCACTGATCGGTATCGGAGCAGTATATCTGACTCGCCGGCTCGACGGGATTCCGTTCCGTAAGCCCTCGAAGAACGGCGTCCAGTGGCTGGCTGGCGGGCTCGTCATGATGTTTGTCGTATATGGACTACAGGCACTCGTCTATTCAGCGACAGAACTCGAGAACCCACCTGACGCGCTCGCTCAAGCCGGGGCTGCAGAGCCGTGGGTGTTCCTCGCGATGGCGGTCGTCGCGATCGTCTTCGTCGGTCCGGGCGAAGAACTCTTTTACCGTGGTGCGATTCAGGGCCGATTGCGTCGCGCTTTCGGGCCCAGAGGGGCAATCGCCCTCGCGTCACTCCTGTTTGCCGCGGTGCACATACCCAACTACCTCCTCGGAAACGTGAGTCTCCTCGCGCCCGGTGTCCTGTTCAATCTCGGGCTCATCGTGGTCATCGGAGCCATCATCGGGGCCGTCTACGAGTACACAGAGAATCTGCTGATCCCGATACTCATTCACGGACTCTACGACGCGATCATCTTGGTCGGCGTATACAGTGGTATCGCACCGTTCCTCTGA
- a CDS encoding CPBP family intramembrane glutamic endopeptidase, translated as MTSLDNSPTEPPNSAWNEPSTATQLSFSPSLKPVLVFFLVSTLAVPVMFLLADPRLPRTPFWSRLFTATAITSVAVFAWGVLRWEGVSAADIGLDRERMVSGVVLVVAIWLVINVASYALLVFRGDAVALGLPASPTNGLPVGAPASQVVGMAVTLWIFVGIAEEFAFRGYLQNKVVAMLGGGTDRVRMAVGILGASALFALWHIPQMVVVRGIVGPEILLSLLAITIYTVVLGTLYELSRNIVFVGLLHGTFDLNPVFVVGETGEPMTDLSLLVYPLAIVALLLYRRWARDARPTDFRPQTTGPAID; from the coding sequence ATGACCTCCCTGGATAACTCGCCGACAGAGCCCCCGAACAGCGCCTGGAACGAGCCATCGACGGCGACACAACTGTCGTTTTCACCCTCACTCAAGCCCGTTCTCGTCTTCTTTCTCGTTTCCACACTTGCCGTGCCTGTGATGTTCCTCCTGGCCGATCCGCGGTTGCCACGGACACCGTTCTGGAGCAGGCTCTTTACCGCAACGGCGATCACGAGTGTCGCGGTGTTTGCATGGGGAGTGCTCCGCTGGGAAGGGGTTTCTGCAGCGGACATCGGACTCGATCGTGAACGCATGGTTTCGGGCGTCGTCCTGGTTGTCGCCATCTGGCTCGTCATCAACGTGGCTTCGTACGCGCTCCTGGTGTTCCGCGGCGATGCTGTGGCGCTGGGGTTGCCCGCGAGTCCGACGAACGGTCTCCCGGTGGGTGCTCCAGCCAGCCAAGTCGTCGGGATGGCAGTCACGCTGTGGATATTCGTCGGCATCGCCGAGGAGTTCGCCTTCCGGGGCTACCTCCAGAACAAGGTCGTCGCCATGCTCGGTGGCGGAACCGACCGCGTCCGCATGGCGGTCGGTATCCTGGGTGCCTCCGCGCTCTTCGCGCTCTGGCACATCCCGCAGATGGTTGTCGTCAGAGGAATCGTGGGTCCAGAGATACTCCTGTCACTTCTGGCGATAACGATTTATACGGTCGTCCTCGGAACGCTCTACGAACTCAGCCGAAATATCGTGTTCGTCGGGCTCCTCCACGGCACGTTTGACCTCAATCCCGTCTTCGTGGTCGGCGAGACCGGGGAGCCGATGACCGATCTCTCGCTGCTGGTCTATCCGCTGGCCATCGTCGCCCTTCTGCTCTACCGGCGGTGGGCCAGGGACGCACGGCCGACGGACTTTCGGCCACAGACGACGGGTCCCGCGATCGACTGA
- a CDS encoding DUF5518 domain-containing protein: MVERTELKNAAIGAVVTIVLSFTGFSALLGGAIAGYLQKVPPKRGAKTGAISGGIAVVPILLVLILGFGLFLWQPGALGVPGGVELAIILLVMFPLLFAWIIGLSAVGGYVGAYLYSNAQSTSRESGAPREQ; encoded by the coding sequence ATGGTCGAACGAACCGAACTCAAGAATGCAGCCATCGGCGCAGTAGTAACGATCGTCCTCTCGTTCACGGGCTTCTCGGCACTGCTCGGCGGGGCGATAGCAGGCTACCTACAGAAGGTGCCCCCGAAGCGCGGTGCGAAGACCGGAGCCATCTCTGGTGGTATCGCGGTCGTTCCGATACTCCTGGTGCTCATTCTGGGCTTCGGGCTCTTCCTCTGGCAGCCTGGAGCGCTAGGAGTTCCCGGTGGCGTGGAACTCGCCATCATCCTGTTGGTCATGTTCCCGCTGCTGTTCGCCTGGATCATCGGGTTGAGCGCGGTCGGCGGCTATGTGGGCGCGTATCTCTATTCGAACGCGCAGTCGACGAGCCGTGAATCGGGAGCTCCGAGGGAGCAATAA
- a CDS encoding sensor domain-containing protein: protein MASNPASNQASGAAESTLSLILRRNLGAPLRVQTYKNLLYLALAFPLGLVYFVGLVFGVALGFGLLITWIGLPILLVTLFAATVVAGFEAALARYLGGVNASVPTFLAEFDISGGLVFPGNGFVDAVKRLVTARTTWTSVVLVLAKFGFGLLSFVALTVSGAVTGAFLAAPFIYDDPDVILGVGGVVVDGDYTVGPWVVDTFPEALVASVVGVVFLFVALNLLNSLARFHARYTAKLLQVDDEGL, encoded by the coding sequence ATGGCCTCAAATCCCGCCTCCAACCAGGCTTCGGGAGCGGCTGAGTCTACGCTCTCTCTCATCCTCCGGCGAAACCTCGGTGCTCCCCTCCGGGTACAGACGTACAAGAACCTCCTGTATCTCGCCCTCGCGTTCCCGCTCGGACTCGTGTACTTCGTCGGTCTCGTCTTCGGCGTGGCGCTCGGCTTTGGGCTGCTTATCACGTGGATCGGGCTGCCGATCCTCCTCGTGACGCTCTTTGCTGCGACGGTTGTCGCTGGCTTCGAAGCCGCGCTGGCCAGATACCTCGGCGGCGTGAACGCCTCGGTACCGACGTTCCTCGCAGAGTTCGACATCTCTGGCGGGCTCGTCTTCCCGGGGAACGGGTTCGTCGACGCTGTCAAGCGACTCGTAACGGCCCGGACAACTTGGACGAGTGTCGTCCTCGTGCTGGCGAAGTTCGGGTTCGGACTGCTCTCGTTCGTCGCACTCACCGTCAGTGGTGCCGTTACGGGTGCGTTCCTGGCAGCCCCGTTCATCTACGACGATCCGGATGTGATCCTCGGAGTCGGTGGGGTGGTCGTCGACGGCGACTACACCGTCGGCCCATGGGTCGTCGACACGTTCCCCGAGGCACTCGTGGCTTCCGTCGTCGGTGTCGTGTTCCTATTCGTCGCGCTCAACCTCCTGAACAGCCTCGCCCGATTCCACGCCCGGTACACCGCCAAGCTGCTTCAGGTAGACGACGAGGGGTTGTGA
- a CDS encoding CPBP family intramembrane glutamic endopeptidase encodes MLGGLEEPGWRGFAQARLQKQHSALAASGIVAVMWVVWHLPLFVLPGTSQSEFPLVPFAVMGLTLAIIFAWLFNSAGGSVPVVVLAHGAYNGTLGWSRLLEPGNQSLAILIVGLGLISVALVFVSGPSTLSTSPESRSEPSNPVR; translated from the coding sequence GTGCTCGGTGGACTCGAGGAACCCGGATGGCGCGGGTTCGCCCAGGCGCGTCTTCAGAAACAGCATAGTGCGCTTGCCGCAAGCGGTATCGTCGCGGTCATGTGGGTGGTGTGGCATCTCCCGCTATTCGTACTTCCGGGGACGTCCCAGTCGGAGTTCCCGTTAGTTCCATTCGCCGTGATGGGTCTAACGCTCGCAATCATATTCGCGTGGCTATTCAACAGTGCTGGCGGTAGCGTCCCGGTTGTAGTCCTCGCTCATGGCGCATATAATGGCACACTCGGGTGGTCAAGATTGCTCGAACCCGGCAATCAGTCGCTGGCTATCTTGATTGTTGGACTCGGACTAATCTCGGTCGCGCTGGTGTTCGTCTCTGGCCCCTCGACGCTCTCAACCAGTCCCGAATCGCGCTCGGAACCGTCGAATCCAGTACGATGA
- a CDS encoding CPBP family intramembrane glutamic endopeptidase, whose translation MTLRSTSRSADGESSIEFERRLGPPALLLGVTGLIIVVVPLAIYPHLESRFGFFVVLSATFAVIAGIGWIALRLDGVTARAVGLGREHILPGVLAVVGLYVLLNVVGAGTVLVSGEGISIELSDEYASAGMWAVAGIAYLAFNGMAEEFAFRGYLQNKVIALFGGSNNRIRKAGAIFAGVLLFALIHIPQRVLIGGVTSPVAIAQSLLGIVLLGLVLGVLYEYTRNVVFVGVLHGTFNWQPIVVAEVPVSELALVVGIPALLLTAWYYRRWASGTNAPEFSPQRQRGVSR comes from the coding sequence ATGACACTACGTTCCACCTCCCGATCCGCCGACGGGGAATCGTCGATCGAGTTCGAGCGACGGTTGGGACCACCGGCGCTGTTGCTCGGTGTGACGGGGCTGATCATCGTGGTCGTCCCACTCGCGATCTACCCACACCTCGAGAGCCGGTTCGGCTTCTTCGTCGTCCTGTCGGCGACGTTCGCCGTCATCGCTGGGATTGGCTGGATCGCTCTCCGGCTCGACGGGGTCACCGCTCGGGCCGTGGGGCTCGGTCGGGAACACATCCTGCCGGGCGTTCTCGCCGTCGTCGGGCTCTACGTGCTGCTCAACGTCGTCGGTGCCGGAACGGTGTTGGTCTCTGGTGAGGGCATCAGCATCGAACTCTCGGACGAGTACGCGTCGGCCGGGATGTGGGCTGTCGCCGGGATCGCGTATCTCGCGTTCAACGGGATGGCCGAAGAATTCGCCTTCCGGGGCTACCTCCAGAACAAGGTCATCGCGCTATTCGGTGGCAGTAACAATCGAATCAGAAAGGCCGGCGCGATCTTCGCCGGTGTGTTGCTGTTTGCCCTCATCCACATCCCCCAGCGAGTCTTGATCGGCGGCGTCACGTCGCCGGTCGCCATCGCCCAGTCGTTACTGGGGATCGTCCTTCTGGGGCTCGTCCTCGGGGTGCTGTACGAGTACACACGCAACGTCGTGTTCGTCGGCGTCCTGCACGGAACGTTCAACTGGCAGCCGATCGTCGTGGCAGAGGTTCCGGTCTCCGAGCTCGCGTTGGTCGTGGGCATTCCGGCCCTCCTCCTCACGGCATGGTACTACCGTCGGTGGGCGAGCGGGACGAACGCCCCCGAGTTCTCCCCGCAGCGACAACGGGGGGTGAGTAGATGA
- a CDS encoding alpha/beta fold hydrolase produces the protein MRSLRAAGRTLVLLGALGASVAVGRHAHRRYESDMRRAYAAIEASATETVETSIGTVEYCTRGDGVPVLVSHGIVGGFDQAIQTGEGLLETDARLIGVSRFGYLGSELPEQATPENQARAYVEVLDDLGIDDVVVIGTSAGGAPAIRFALDYPDQTRGLVLIGSTAPNERPLVGPTGPPHAILNDPVFWLLVNHAPRAFHALFGIDRDDYRSASPEGRHRVDALLDTLVPVEPRKPGIVNDARVTNTAMVEHHDEYTLETLDVPTLVIHAEDDPLASFENVERMVDRIPDAEFLPYRTGGHLVFGHGDVIRRAVTDFVTST, from the coding sequence ATGCGCTCGCTTCGAGCCGCGGGTCGAACACTCGTCCTGCTCGGTGCACTCGGTGCCTCCGTCGCGGTCGGTCGGCACGCCCACCGACGATACGAGTCGGACATGCGACGAGCGTACGCCGCCATCGAGGCGTCGGCAACCGAGACAGTCGAGACGTCGATCGGGACGGTCGAATACTGTACGCGGGGTGACGGCGTCCCGGTACTGGTCTCGCACGGCATCGTCGGCGGGTTCGACCAGGCAATCCAGACGGGCGAGGGCCTGCTTGAGACAGACGCCCGACTCATCGGGGTCTCCCGGTTCGGGTATCTGGGCTCGGAGCTACCCGAGCAGGCCACGCCCGAGAATCAGGCACGGGCATACGTCGAGGTGCTCGACGACCTCGGTATCGACGACGTCGTCGTGATCGGGACGTCGGCTGGCGGCGCACCGGCGATCAGGTTCGCGCTGGACTACCCCGACCAGACCCGTGGGCTGGTGTTGATCGGGTCGACTGCGCCGAACGAACGTCCGCTGGTCGGACCGACCGGCCCACCGCACGCCATCCTGAATGATCCCGTGTTTTGGCTTCTCGTGAACCACGCACCGCGGGCCTTCCACGCGCTGTTCGGCATCGACAGGGACGACTACCGGTCCGCGTCGCCCGAGGGACGCCACCGAGTCGACGCATTACTCGACACGCTGGTCCCCGTCGAGCCGCGAAAACCGGGCATCGTCAACGACGCACGCGTGACCAACACCGCGATGGTCGAACACCACGACGAGTACACCCTCGAAACCCTCGACGTGCCGACACTGGTCATCCACGCCGAGGACGACCCGCTCGCATCGTTCGAGAACGTCGAGCGAATGGTCGACCGGATTCCAGACGCCGAGTTCCTGCCGTACAGAACCGGCGGTCACCTCGTCTTCGGCCACGGGGACGTGATCAGGCGAGCTGTCACCGACTTCGTGACATCAACATAG
- a CDS encoding amino acid permease yields MSAPDGTGATEAAVPTLRRDLGLFEVAVYGIGLILGAGIYAVLGEAAGVAGEALPLSFVVAAVVASFTGLSYAELASRFPKG; encoded by the coding sequence ATGAGTGCGCCCGATGGTACTGGAGCGACTGAGGCGGCTGTCCCGACGTTACGTCGCGACCTCGGTCTGTTCGAGGTGGCCGTCTACGGCATCGGACTTATTCTCGGCGCCGGCATCTACGCGGTTCTCGGCGAAGCCGCGGGCGTGGCGGGCGAAGCGTTACCCCTCTCCTTTGTCGTCGCCGCCGTCGTCGCCTCGTTCACCGGGCTGAGCTATGCAGAACTCGCCTCGCGGTTCCCGAAGGGATAA
- a CDS encoding CPBP family intramembrane glutamic endopeptidase → MKNAGLDSHNAEPLTFRAGLPLLGVFIAFMAIFLAGWTAYVTPTLQHVFGLSSTDPWRVVLNVFPGAIMLSVGYGVLRLEGIRSRDVGFSWPHARSGTAWFVGIIVVLNVLLLLVAVVTGGQLSWSYTDLTPVLIIVYALINWIFVGIAEELVARAYMQNKLIALLGGGQDRFRKALAIVVAAVLFALWHVPQRLLIGGLDVSQLPLNLLLLLVAGLVFGVLYETTRNVIFVGLLHGAYNFAPIVANVRYATEGSADIQFLLLLAVAGPVVIGVWGYYRWAHDHRTSDFRPPVAG, encoded by the coding sequence ATGAAAAACGCTGGTCTGGATTCACACAACGCCGAACCTCTCACGTTTCGAGCCGGACTTCCCCTCCTGGGCGTGTTTATCGCGTTCATGGCGATCTTTCTTGCTGGCTGGACCGCTTACGTCACGCCGACACTCCAGCACGTGTTTGGGTTGTCATCGACCGATCCGTGGCGAGTCGTCCTCAACGTATTTCCCGGGGCGATCATGCTGAGTGTCGGGTACGGCGTCCTCCGCCTGGAAGGCATCCGTTCTCGGGACGTCGGCTTCTCGTGGCCGCACGCTCGGTCGGGGACGGCCTGGTTCGTCGGCATCATCGTCGTGTTGAACGTGCTTCTCCTCTTGGTCGCAGTCGTCACGGGGGGTCAGTTGTCGTGGAGCTACACGGATCTAACACCCGTCCTGATCATCGTGTACGCCCTCATCAACTGGATCTTCGTCGGTATCGCAGAAGAACTCGTCGCCCGAGCCTACATGCAAAACAAACTGATTGCGCTCCTCGGCGGTGGACAGGATCGGTTCAGGAAAGCCCTCGCGATCGTCGTTGCCGCAGTGTTGTTTGCCCTCTGGCACGTCCCGCAGCGACTTCTCATTGGCGGGCTCGACGTCTCCCAGCTTCCTCTGAACCTCCTTCTGTTGCTCGTGGCGGGGCTCGTCTTTGGAGTCCTCTACGAGACGACCCGGAACGTAATCTTCGTCGGACTGCTGCACGGTGCGTACAACTTCGCGCCGATCGTGGCTAACGTTCGGTACGCTACTGAGGGATCGGCGGATATTCAGTTCCTTCTGCTCCTCGCCGTGGCTGGCCCTGTCGTAATCGGGGTCTGGGGATACTACCGATGGGCACACGACCATCGAACGAGCGATTTTCGACCACCGGTCGCCGGGTGA